One window of the Pedobacter ginsengisoli genome contains the following:
- the lpdA gene encoding dihydrolipoyl dehydrogenase, producing MNYDVIVLGSGPGGYVAAIRASQLGLKTAVVERESLGGICLNWGCIPTKALLKSAQVFEYINHASEYGIKTAEAEADFAAVIKRSRGVADGMSKGVQFLMKKNKIDVIMGTGKVKPGNKIEVKAADGSQKEYTATSIIIATGGRSRELPNLKQDGKKVIGYRQAMVLPEQPKSMVVVGSGAIGVEFAYFYATLGTKVTIVEFMDNVVPVEDEDVSKQLLRSFKKAGIEIMTSSSVESVDTSGAGCKVQVKTASGMQTLECDIVLSAAGVVANIENIGLEETGIKTEKGKIVVDEFYNTAVKGYYAIGDVVGGQALAHVASAEGIICVEKIAGHKPEPLDYNNIPGCTYCSPEIASVGYTEKAAKAAGYELKIGKFPFSASGKASAAGAKDGFVKLIFDAKYGELLGAHMIGANVTEMIAEIVVARKLETTGHEMIKSVHPHPTMSEAIMEAAADAYGEVIHL from the coding sequence ATGAACTACGATGTAATTGTATTAGGCAGCGGTCCCGGAGGATACGTAGCTGCAATCAGAGCTTCTCAGTTAGGTTTGAAAACTGCAGTTGTAGAGCGCGAATCCTTAGGTGGGATATGCCTTAACTGGGGCTGTATACCTACTAAAGCATTACTAAAAAGTGCACAGGTTTTTGAATACATTAACCATGCGTCTGAATATGGTATAAAAACTGCCGAAGCCGAAGCTGATTTTGCAGCTGTCATTAAACGTAGCCGTGGTGTTGCAGATGGCATGAGCAAAGGGGTTCAGTTCTTAATGAAAAAGAACAAAATTGACGTTATAATGGGAACAGGGAAAGTTAAACCTGGAAACAAAATTGAAGTTAAAGCTGCTGACGGGTCTCAAAAAGAGTACACCGCAACCAGTATTATAATAGCTACTGGCGGAAGATCAAGAGAATTACCTAATTTAAAACAAGATGGTAAAAAAGTAATTGGCTACAGACAAGCTATGGTGTTGCCTGAACAACCAAAATCTATGGTGGTTGTTGGTTCTGGCGCTATAGGTGTGGAGTTTGCTTATTTCTACGCTACTTTAGGCACTAAGGTTACCATTGTTGAGTTTATGGATAATGTTGTTCCTGTTGAGGATGAAGATGTATCTAAACAATTGTTACGCAGCTTTAAAAAAGCTGGTATCGAGATCATGACTTCATCAAGTGTTGAATCTGTTGATACCAGTGGGGCTGGTTGCAAAGTGCAGGTTAAAACTGCATCGGGTATGCAAACTCTTGAGTGCGACATCGTGCTTTCTGCTGCTGGTGTTGTTGCCAATATCGAAAACATTGGTTTAGAAGAAACCGGCATCAAAACTGAAAAAGGTAAAATAGTTGTTGATGAATTTTACAACACTGCTGTAAAAGGTTATTATGCAATTGGTGATGTTGTTGGCGGACAGGCTTTAGCTCACGTTGCTTCGGCCGAAGGTATTATTTGTGTTGAAAAGATTGCAGGCCATAAACCTGAGCCTTTAGACTACAACAATATTCCGGGATGTACTTACTGCAGTCCTGAAATTGCTTCGGTAGGTTATACTGAAAAAGCTGCCAAAGCTGCCGGATATGAATTAAAAATCGGAAAATTCCCATTCTCTGCTTCTGGTAAAGCAAGTGCTGCCGGCGCTAAAGATGGTTTCGTTAAATTAATATTTGATGCTAAATACGGTGAATTATTAGGTGCCCACATGATTGGTGCTAACGTTACTGAAATGATTGCCGAAATTGTTGTTGCCCGTAAATTGGAAACAACTGGCCATGAAATGATTAAATCTGTTCACCCTCACCCTACTATGAGCGAAGCAATAATGGAAGCTGCTGCTGATGCGTATGGAGAGGTAATTCATTTGTAA
- a CDS encoding MBL fold metallo-hydrolase, translating into MNLHTINTGLFKLDGGAMFGVVPKSIWQRSNPADANNLCTWAMRCLLIEDGDRLILIDNGIGDKQDEKFLGHYYLHGDDTLDKSLAAKGFSRDDITDVFLTHLHFDHCGGSIMRVGDKLRPAFKNAFYWSNQKHWDWAVNPNEREKASFLKENILPIQDSGQLRFIDDVDGVKFHDGVNIRFAYGHTDAMMLPQIEYKGKTIVYMADLLPSVGHIPLPYVMAYDMFPLQTLKEKRSFLQEATDNGYILYLEHDAVNECCTLHHTEKGIRLNQTFDLTSITNP; encoded by the coding sequence ATGAATTTACACACAATTAATACCGGTTTATTTAAACTTGATGGGGGCGCTATGTTTGGCGTGGTTCCGAAGTCTATATGGCAACGCAGTAATCCGGCAGATGCAAATAATTTGTGCACCTGGGCTATGAGGTGTTTGTTAATTGAAGATGGTGATAGATTAATATTAATAGATAACGGCATTGGTGATAAACAGGACGAGAAATTTTTGGGTCATTATTATCTGCATGGCGATGATACCTTAGATAAATCATTGGCTGCAAAAGGCTTTTCGAGAGATGATATAACTGATGTTTTTTTAACGCATCTTCATTTTGATCATTGTGGCGGTTCTATAATGCGTGTTGGCGACAAACTGAGGCCTGCATTTAAAAACGCTTTCTACTGGAGCAACCAGAAACACTGGGATTGGGCCGTTAACCCGAATGAAAGGGAGAAGGCTTCTTTTTTAAAAGAAAATATCCTGCCTATTCAGGATAGCGGACAATTAAGGTTTATTGATGACGTTGATGGGGTTAAATTTCATGATGGTGTAAACATTCGCTTTGCATATGGCCATACTGATGCAATGATGCTGCCTCAGATTGAATATAAGGGCAAAACTATAGTGTATATGGCCGATTTACTGCCTTCGGTTGGACACATCCCTTTACCTTATGTAATGGCTTATGATATGTTCCCATTACAAACATTAAAAGAAAAGCGATCTTTTTTACAGGAAGCTACTGATAATGGTTACATACTTTACCTGGAACATGATGCCGTAAATGAATGCTGTACCTTACACCATACAGAAAAAGGAATAAGGCTTAACCAGACTTTTGATTTAACAAGTATTACAAATCCATAA
- a CDS encoding YegP family protein, translating to MGKFEITTRKNGEFQFNLKAGNGQVILTSEGYTSKSGCTNGIESVKKNSQDDSKYERKTSSNDKPYFNLKATNGQIIGNSEMYESVASRDNGIESVKKNAPGAEISDLT from the coding sequence ATGGGCAAATTTGAAATCACAACAAGAAAGAATGGAGAATTCCAATTCAATTTAAAGGCAGGAAATGGCCAGGTAATTTTAACAAGTGAGGGATATACCAGCAAAAGCGGGTGCACAAACGGAATAGAATCTGTAAAGAAAAATTCTCAGGATGACAGTAAGTATGAGAGAAAAACTTCTTCTAATGATAAACCATATTTTAATTTAAAAGCTACAAACGGACAAATTATTGGCAACAGTGAAATGTACGAAAGTGTTGCAAGTAGAGACAACGGTATTGAATCGGTTAAAAAGAATGCTCCAGGTGCAGAAATTTCTGATTTAACCTAA
- a CDS encoding helix-turn-helix domain-containing protein encodes MPIITNLDVMLAKRKMSLTELSTRVGVTMSNLSILKTGKAKAVRLDTLDAICNALDCQPGDILEFRR; translated from the coding sequence ATGCCAATAATTACAAATTTAGATGTGATGCTAGCTAAAAGGAAGATGTCCTTAACAGAGCTAAGTACAAGGGTAGGGGTAACAATGTCTAACCTCTCTATATTGAAAACAGGAAAGGCTAAAGCAGTACGACTGGATACTCTGGATGCTATATGCAATGCTCTTGACTGTCAACCTGGTGACATCCTGGAGTTTCGGAGGTGA
- a CDS encoding RNA polymerase sigma factor RpoD/SigA — protein sequence MRQLKITQSITNRESQSLDKYLHEIGKVDLITAEEEVILARKIREGDQAALERLTKTNLRFVVSVAKQYQNQGLTLGDLINEGNLGLIKAAKRFDETKGFKFISYAVWWIRQSILQAIAEQSRIVRLPLNQVGSLSKISKAFSKLEQEYEREPSPEELADILETTVDKISDTLSNSGRHVSMDAPFVQGEENTLLDVLENHEPNTDSSLINESLSEEIKRSLSTLTEREREIIVLFFGLSTNHPLSLEEIGEKFNLTRERVRQIKDKALQRLRHTSRSKILKSYLG from the coding sequence ATGAGACAACTCAAAATCACGCAATCGATTACCAATCGCGAAAGTCAATCTCTAGACAAATACCTTCACGAAATTGGTAAAGTGGATTTAATTACCGCGGAAGAAGAAGTAATATTAGCAAGAAAAATACGTGAGGGCGATCAGGCAGCATTAGAACGTTTAACTAAAACAAATTTGCGCTTCGTGGTTTCGGTAGCAAAACAATATCAAAACCAAGGTTTAACTCTAGGGGATTTAATTAACGAAGGAAACCTGGGTTTAATTAAGGCTGCCAAGCGTTTTGATGAGACAAAGGGTTTTAAATTTATCTCGTATGCTGTTTGGTGGATCCGTCAGTCTATTTTGCAGGCAATTGCAGAGCAAAGCCGTATTGTTCGTTTACCACTTAACCAGGTTGGGTCGTTAAGTAAAATCAGTAAAGCTTTCTCTAAACTGGAGCAGGAATACGAACGCGAACCATCTCCTGAAGAATTGGCAGACATACTTGAAACAACTGTTGATAAGATATCTGACACCTTAAGTAACTCAGGAAGACACGTATCAATGGATGCTCCTTTTGTTCAGGGCGAAGAAAATACATTGTTAGATGTATTGGAAAACCACGAACCTAATACAGACAGCAGCCTGATTAACGAATCCCTTTCGGAAGAGATTAAACGTTCATTGTCTACTTTAACAGAAAGAGAACGCGAAATCATTGTACTTTTCTTTGGACTAAGCACTAACCATCCTTTATCTCTTGAAGAAATTGGAGAGAAGTTTAACTTAACCCGTGAACGTGTACGTCAGATTAAAGATAAAGCACTTCAGCGCTTGCGTCATACCTCACGTAGTAAGATCTTAAAATCATACCTGGGATAA